The following are encoded together in the Culex pipiens pallens isolate TS chromosome 1, TS_CPP_V2, whole genome shotgun sequence genome:
- the LOC120416905 gene encoding uncharacterized protein LOC120416905, protein MRKTWVKRDNIYYKPFYKQKLKMTLLGVLLMAFVFFGYQFFYISQLQTTESSLHTNPQTNRHGSVVAASSNVPPPSHSAGNNGVKQPSNNNAVQDEGGGGGGGDNNRTADFRGPSEDARYVYVEKVGSYEKRILRGIRLRDLDAYQPGSSAAFRCLSSTRHVSWARVNDDYCDCPEDGSDEPGTGACDRGRFYCRFQKRHATGRGGYTSVPSGWANDGVCDCCDGSDEWLSGADCRNTCKERFPY, encoded by the exons atgcgcAAAACATGGGTCAAGCGGGACAACATCTACTACAAGCCGTTCTACAAGCAGAAGCTCAAGATGACCCTGCTCGGGGTGCTGCTGATGGCGTTCGTCTTCTTCGGCTACCAGTTCTTCTACATCAGTCAGTTGCAAACGACGGAATCTTCGCTTCACACTAACCCGCAAACTAACCGGCACGGTTCGGTAGTGGCCGCCAGTAGTAACGTTCCTCCTCCATCACATTCGGCAGGGAATAACGGCGTGAAGCAGCCAAGCAACAACAACGCCGTGCAGGACGAGggagggggaggaggaggaggggacAACAACAGGACCGCCGACTTCCGGGGACCGTCGGAGGACGCGCGGTACGTGTACGTCGAGAAGGTCGGCAGCTACGAGAAGCGGATTCTGCG GGGCATCCGGTTGCGCGACCTGGACGCGTACCAACCTGGATCGTCGGCGGCGTTCCGCTGTCTGTCGTCGACGCGCCACGTCAGCTGGGCGCGGGTCAACGACGACTACTGCGACTGCCCGGAGGACGGGAGCGACGAGCCGGGGACGGGGGCGTGCGACCGGGGCAGGTTCTACTGCCGGTTCCAGAAGCGGCATGCCACCGGCAGGGGCGGTTACACGTCCGTGCCGAGCGGGTGGGCCAACGACGGGGTGTGCGATTGCTGTGATGGGTCGGACGAGTGGCTGAGTGGGGCGGATTGTCGGAACACGTGCAAGGAGCGGTTCCCGTACTGA